From a region of the Methylocystis hirsuta genome:
- a CDS encoding acyl-CoA dehydrogenase family protein: protein MSSYFELSAEQQAIHELARDFGRDRLAPFALDWDRDHVFPVDTLRDAAALGMAAVNVREASGGAGLTRFDGVLIFEALAMGCPTIAAYLSIHNMCAGLIDAFGTERQIDTWLPKLATMETLSSYCLTEPGSGSDAAALRTHAKRSGDHYVLNGAKQFISGAGAGGADHLYVVMARTGEPGPQGISAFVVEGGTPGLSFGALERKMGWNAQPTRAVIFDDCRVRAENLIGREGDGFKIAMAALDGGRLNIAACSLGGAQSAFDHSLRYMRSRKAFGRALDEFQALQFRLADMATQLEVSRTFLWRAAAALDAKAPGATTLCAMAKRVVTDAGFAVANEALQLHGGYGYLSEYGVEKIVRDLRVHQILEGTNEIMRVIIARALLK from the coding sequence ATGTCGTCCTATTTCGAATTGAGCGCCGAGCAGCAAGCCATTCATGAATTGGCGCGAGACTTCGGACGCGATCGGCTTGCGCCCTTTGCTCTCGATTGGGACCGCGATCATGTTTTCCCGGTAGACACGCTGCGCGACGCGGCGGCGCTCGGCATGGCCGCCGTCAATGTGCGAGAGGCTTCCGGCGGCGCCGGGCTGACGCGCTTTGACGGCGTGCTGATCTTCGAAGCGCTGGCGATGGGCTGTCCGACGATCGCCGCCTATCTCTCGATTCACAATATGTGCGCGGGCCTGATCGACGCTTTCGGAACCGAGCGCCAGATCGACACATGGCTGCCGAAACTCGCGACAATGGAGACTCTCTCGAGCTACTGCCTGACGGAGCCCGGCAGCGGCTCGGACGCCGCGGCGCTACGCACGCATGCAAAACGCAGCGGCGATCACTACGTCTTGAATGGCGCGAAGCAGTTTATCTCGGGCGCCGGCGCGGGCGGCGCCGACCATCTCTACGTGGTCATGGCGCGCACTGGCGAGCCAGGGCCCCAGGGCATATCAGCCTTCGTCGTCGAAGGCGGAACCCCGGGTTTGAGTTTCGGCGCGCTCGAGCGAAAAATGGGATGGAACGCGCAGCCGACGCGGGCCGTCATCTTCGATGACTGCCGGGTGCGGGCCGAAAATCTCATCGGACGCGAGGGCGACGGATTCAAGATCGCCATGGCGGCGCTCGACGGCGGGCGCCTGAACATCGCGGCCTGTTCGCTTGGCGGCGCCCAGTCGGCCTTCGATCATAGTCTTCGCTACATGCGGAGCCGCAAGGCGTTCGGACGCGCGCTCGACGAATTCCAGGCGCTGCAGTTTCGGCTTGCGGATATGGCCACGCAGCTTGAAGTTTCGCGCACATTCCTCTGGCGCGCGGCTGCCGCGCTTGACGCCAAGGCGCCGGGCGCCACGACGCTTTGCGCCATGGCCAAGCGCGTCGTGACCGACGCCGGCTTCGCGGTCGCCAATGAGGCGCTGCAATTGCATGGCGGCTATGGATACTTAAGCGAATATGGAGTCGAAAAGATCGTTCGCGACCTTCGCGTCCATCAAATTCTCGAAGGAACGAATGAAATCATGCGCGTCATTATCGCGCGCGCGCTGCTGAAGTAA
- a CDS encoding hydroxymethylglutaryl-CoA lyase translates to MSLPVRVSIVEVGPRDGLQNEKVTLSPQIRAELISRLAAAGLSRIEAGSFVSPKAVPQMAHTDATLALVVRDNLRLSVLAPNLRGLAAALSAGADEIAVFAAASETFSKRNIHCSIEESLARYAEVVAEARRYGVMARGYISCVLGCPYEGEIDSGRVVSVASALLEMGCFEVSLGDTIGVGAPLQARRMVERVARVAPLDKIAVHFHDTYGQALANIFACLEVGVCVVDSSVAGLGGCPFAPGAAGNVATEDVVYMLERMDVETGVSLDRLLAAGAFACRELKRAPASRVAQAYAARCGGRAETPLGG, encoded by the coding sequence ATGAGCCTTCCTGTGCGCGTCAGCATCGTTGAAGTGGGTCCTCGCGACGGCCTGCAGAATGAGAAGGTGACGCTGTCGCCGCAGATCCGGGCGGAACTCATCAGCCGCCTTGCGGCTGCGGGACTTTCGCGCATCGAAGCGGGAAGTTTCGTCTCCCCTAAGGCCGTGCCGCAGATGGCGCACACCGACGCGACTCTCGCGCTTGTCGTGCGGGACAATCTGCGGCTGAGCGTTCTGGCGCCTAACCTTCGCGGACTCGCGGCGGCGCTCTCGGCCGGGGCGGACGAGATTGCAGTCTTCGCCGCGGCTTCGGAGACATTTTCGAAACGCAATATCCATTGCTCGATCGAGGAAAGTCTCGCGCGATATGCTGAAGTCGTCGCGGAAGCCCGGCGATATGGCGTCATGGCCCGCGGCTATATTTCCTGCGTCTTAGGCTGTCCTTATGAAGGAGAGATCGATAGCGGCCGAGTCGTGTCGGTCGCCTCCGCTCTTCTGGAAATGGGCTGCTTCGAGGTCTCGCTCGGCGATACGATCGGCGTCGGCGCGCCGCTGCAAGCCCGCCGAATGGTCGAACGGGTGGCGCGCGTCGCGCCGCTCGACAAGATCGCGGTGCATTTTCACGACACATACGGACAGGCGCTCGCCAATATTTTCGCTTGCCTCGAAGTCGGCGTCTGCGTCGTCGACAGTTCGGTCGCCGGCCTTGGCGGATGTCCTTTCGCGCCCGGCGCCGCCGGAAATGTCGCCACCGAGGACGTCGTCTATATGCTTGAGCGAATGGACGTTGAAACCGGCGTGTCGCTCGATCGCCTTTTGGCGGCGGGAGCCTTCGCCTGCCGCGAGTTGAAGCGCGCGCCGGCGAGCCGCGTGGCGCAAGCCTATGCCGCCAGATGCGGCGGTCGGGCCGAGACGCCTTTGGGAGGCTGA
- a CDS encoding acetyl/propionyl/methylcrotonyl-CoA carboxylase subunit alpha yields the protein MMRKLLIANRGEIACRIMRTAKRLGVTSVAVYSEVDAHALHVELADEAYLLGAAPARDSYLSIGKIIDVARRSGSDAVHPGYGFLAENADFAEACAANGLIFVGPPPHAMRLLGSKSEAKAAMMRAGVPVAPGSSGGEDAELFEAARAIGLPVLVKASAGGGGRGMRIVRAPEELSSAIESARREAGAAFGDDALFIEKYFSGYKHVEIQIFADSLGGVVSFLERDCSMQRRHQKIIEETPAPGLTPSLRAQMSDAAIRAARAAGYAGAGTVEFLVGEDHFYFLEMNTRLQVEHPVTEMVSKQDLVEWQLRVACGAPLPLTQNDLRMSGCAIEARICAEDPARGFMPSVGEIVHFRGPREAPFLRIDSGVRAGDRVTPYYDSLLAKLIVYGESRGQALRRLQAGLEEVEIVGVATNLDLLRVISKSDGMAAGDYDTEYVGDNIAMLTCAAAPSTDSDRFLLAAASAVFLANARRAALEASRAVGDDWSPWAGTDAWRLYERADHEFRVTQAGRTLAAQIIRPQDGGFLLSFGDAVTAVEVRSVGGRVSLLVDGVKHEVSTVALDDGVVVILGGRNYVLNWVEAARSSQGEGPQNERVLAPMPATVTRVAVKSGDAVSKGETLLVLEAMKMEIALAAPHDGVVESVACAVGDMAIEGAELITVLRKDVA from the coding sequence ATGATGCGCAAGCTCCTCATCGCGAACCGCGGCGAGATTGCTTGCCGAATCATGCGAACCGCGAAAAGATTGGGCGTCACGTCGGTCGCCGTCTATTCCGAAGTCGACGCGCACGCGCTGCATGTCGAACTGGCGGATGAAGCCTATCTTCTCGGAGCCGCGCCGGCGCGCGACAGCTATCTGTCGATCGGGAAGATCATCGACGTCGCCCGGCGTAGCGGCTCGGACGCCGTACATCCGGGCTACGGATTCCTGGCCGAGAATGCGGACTTCGCCGAAGCCTGCGCGGCGAACGGACTGATCTTCGTCGGGCCTCCGCCCCACGCGATGCGGCTTCTTGGCTCCAAGAGCGAGGCCAAGGCCGCGATGATGCGGGCAGGGGTTCCTGTGGCGCCGGGTTCATCCGGGGGCGAAGACGCTGAATTGTTCGAAGCGGCGCGCGCCATCGGCCTTCCAGTGCTCGTGAAGGCGTCCGCCGGCGGCGGCGGCAGGGGCATGCGCATCGTGCGCGCGCCGGAAGAATTGTCATCGGCGATCGAAAGCGCCCGGCGCGAAGCGGGCGCCGCCTTCGGCGATGACGCGCTGTTCATCGAGAAATATTTCTCCGGCTATAAGCACGTCGAAATCCAGATATTCGCGGATTCGCTCGGCGGGGTCGTTTCTTTCCTTGAGCGCGACTGTTCGATGCAGCGCCGCCACCAAAAAATCATTGAAGAGACGCCTGCGCCCGGTCTGACGCCCTCGCTACGCGCGCAGATGAGCGACGCGGCGATCCGCGCCGCGCGTGCGGCGGGCTACGCCGGCGCAGGCACAGTCGAATTTCTCGTCGGAGAGGACCACTTCTATTTTCTCGAGATGAACACGCGGCTTCAGGTCGAACATCCCGTCACCGAGATGGTCTCGAAGCAGGACCTCGTCGAATGGCAGCTGCGCGTCGCCTGTGGCGCGCCGCTCCCCTTGACGCAGAACGATCTGCGGATGAGCGGCTGCGCAATTGAAGCGCGGATCTGCGCCGAAGATCCCGCTCGCGGGTTTATGCCTTCGGTCGGCGAGATCGTCCATTTTCGCGGGCCGCGGGAAGCGCCTTTCTTGCGCATCGATTCGGGCGTTCGCGCCGGCGATCGCGTCACGCCTTACTATGATTCGCTCCTGGCGAAACTCATCGTCTATGGCGAAAGTCGTGGGCAGGCGTTGCGTCGATTGCAGGCGGGGCTGGAAGAGGTCGAGATCGTTGGCGTCGCCACAAACCTCGATCTGCTGCGGGTGATCTCCAAGAGCGACGGGATGGCGGCCGGCGATTACGACACGGAATATGTCGGCGATAATATCGCTATGCTGACTTGCGCCGCGGCTCCGAGCACGGATTCAGATCGCTTCCTTCTTGCGGCGGCGAGCGCGGTCTTCCTGGCCAACGCGCGACGCGCGGCGCTTGAAGCGAGTCGAGCGGTCGGCGACGATTGGTCGCCCTGGGCCGGAACGGACGCATGGCGGCTCTATGAGCGCGCCGATCATGAGTTCAGGGTTACGCAGGCGGGCCGGACGCTTGCTGCACAAATCATACGTCCGCAGGACGGCGGCTTCCTGCTGAGCTTTGGCGACGCCGTCACGGCGGTGGAAGTTCGAAGCGTCGGCGGTCGCGTCTCGCTGCTTGTGGACGGGGTTAAGCACGAGGTCTCGACAGTCGCGCTGGATGACGGCGTCGTCGTCATTCTTGGCGGCAGGAACTATGTCCTGAACTGGGTGGAAGCGGCGAGGTCGTCGCAAGGCGAAGGACCACAGAATGAGCGCGTGCTCGCGCCGATGCCGGCGACCGTCACGCGAGTCGCGGTGAAGTCGGGCGACGCCGTCAGCAAGGGCGAGACCCTCTTGGTTCTGGAGGCGATGAAAATGGAGATCGCTCTTGCTGCGCCGCATGACGGCGTGGTCGAGAGCGTCGCCTGCGCAGTGGGCGACATGGCGATCGAGGGCGCCGAACTCATCACGGTCCTGCGAAAGGACGTGGCATGA
- a CDS encoding enoyl-CoA hydratase-related protein, translating to MTTLLQSVDANGVATLTLNRPDKRNALDYELIGALKEALVGLDARADVRIITLEGAGNYFCAGGDIGSMIRVTQRSSSANEQDALALARMLHALDTASKPTIALAKGVVVGGGVGLLACCDIVVAADDASFSLNEVRLGLLPAIVAPFLIRAIGLRQLRRYALTAERFSAAEAQKLGLVHRVAPRLEVNLAHAAIVADLLRGAPGAQADVKSFFAECHGHGVDAELLREAAHRLAARRSSAEAQEGLSAFLEKREPHWIAAD from the coding sequence ATGACGACTTTGCTGCAATCGGTTGACGCGAACGGCGTCGCGACTCTGACGCTGAACCGTCCAGACAAGCGCAATGCGCTCGACTATGAGCTTATTGGCGCTCTGAAGGAAGCGCTTGTAGGATTGGATGCGCGAGCCGACGTCCGCATCATAACGCTCGAGGGCGCGGGAAACTATTTTTGCGCCGGCGGCGACATCGGCTCGATGATCCGCGTCACGCAGCGTTCATCGAGCGCCAATGAGCAGGACGCTTTGGCGCTCGCCCGCATGCTGCACGCTCTGGACACGGCATCAAAGCCGACGATAGCCTTGGCCAAGGGCGTCGTCGTCGGCGGAGGCGTCGGTCTGCTTGCGTGTTGCGATATCGTCGTCGCCGCCGACGACGCGTCATTCTCGCTCAATGAAGTGCGGCTGGGCTTGCTTCCGGCGATCGTCGCGCCTTTTCTCATCCGGGCCATAGGCCTGCGCCAACTGCGCCGATATGCTTTGACGGCGGAACGATTTTCCGCCGCCGAAGCGCAGAAATTGGGTCTCGTCCACCGTGTGGCGCCGAGGCTGGAGGTCAATTTGGCGCATGCGGCGATCGTCGCGGACCTGTTGCGCGGCGCGCCTGGCGCGCAGGCCGATGTGAAGAGCTTCTTCGCGGAATGCCACGGTCACGGCGTGGACGCAGAACTCTTGCGCGAGGCCGCGCATCGACTCGCCGCAAGGCGATCGAGCGCGGAGGCGCAGGAAGGCCTCTCCGCCTTTCTTGAAAAACGAGAGCCACACTGGATCGCGGCCGATTGA
- a CDS encoding carboxyl transferase domain-containing protein, with protein MPRLDSLVNPKDADYRDNHRVMADRVAELRRIVADIRMGGGAQACERHLARGKMLARQRIDALIDPFSPFLEIAPFAAHGMYDGRVAAAGVVAGIGRVRGRECMIVANDATVKGGVYFPLTVKKHLRAQEIAAQNNLPCVYLVDSGGANLTSQEDVFPDRDHFGRIFYNQATMSSHGIAQIAVVMGSCTAGGAYVPAMSDETIIVRNEGAIFLAGPPLVKAATGEVVTAEELGGADVHCRRSGVADHCAENDAHALQIAREIVGNLGPSGAITVPVRKPAEPFYDPAEIYGLLPQDPRKQFDIREVIARLVDASEFEEFRKLYGPTLVTGFAHIYGYPVGIVANNGVLFPESAQKGAHFIELCARRKIPLLFLHNTTGFMVGAKYESAGVAKEGAKMVTAVATAAAPKLSIIVGGSFGAGNYAMCGRAYAPRFLWMWPGARIGVMGGEQAASVLTRVKREAMEKQQKAFSEEEEEDFARPIREQYERQSLPLYSSARLWDDGVIDPLDTRRIVALALSFALKAPIEETRFGLFRM; from the coding sequence ATGCCCCGCCTCGATAGCCTTGTTAATCCGAAAGACGCCGATTACAGGGATAATCACCGAGTGATGGCTGATCGCGTCGCCGAGTTGAGGCGGATTGTGGCGGATATTCGTATGGGTGGCGGCGCGCAGGCGTGCGAGCGCCATCTCGCCCGCGGAAAGATGCTCGCGCGCCAGCGCATCGACGCGCTTATCGATCCCTTCTCGCCCTTTCTCGAAATCGCGCCATTTGCCGCCCACGGCATGTATGACGGGCGTGTCGCAGCGGCCGGAGTCGTCGCCGGCATAGGGCGGGTGCGCGGCCGCGAATGCATGATTGTGGCCAATGACGCCACGGTCAAAGGCGGCGTCTATTTTCCTCTGACCGTGAAGAAGCATCTTCGCGCGCAAGAGATCGCCGCTCAGAACAACTTGCCCTGTGTCTATCTCGTCGACTCAGGCGGCGCCAATCTGACGAGCCAGGAGGATGTTTTTCCAGACCGGGATCATTTCGGCCGGATCTTTTACAATCAGGCCACGATGTCCTCGCACGGCATTGCGCAGATCGCCGTCGTCATGGGTTCGTGCACCGCCGGCGGCGCCTATGTTCCGGCGATGAGCGATGAAACGATTATCGTGCGCAACGAAGGCGCGATATTTCTGGCGGGTCCACCTCTCGTCAAAGCGGCGACGGGCGAAGTTGTGACCGCCGAGGAGCTCGGCGGCGCCGACGTTCACTGCCGCCGTTCCGGCGTTGCCGATCATTGCGCTGAAAATGACGCGCATGCCTTGCAAATCGCGCGGGAGATCGTCGGCAATCTCGGACCTTCCGGCGCCATCACTGTTCCGGTGAGAAAGCCTGCGGAGCCTTTCTACGATCCCGCTGAGATCTACGGTCTGCTGCCGCAGGACCCCCGCAAGCAGTTCGACATACGGGAGGTGATCGCGCGCCTTGTCGACGCCAGCGAATTCGAGGAATTCCGCAAGCTATATGGCCCGACGCTGGTGACAGGCTTCGCGCACATCTACGGTTATCCTGTCGGGATCGTGGCCAACAATGGCGTCTTGTTTCCCGAGAGCGCGCAAAAGGGCGCGCATTTCATCGAGCTTTGCGCGCGACGAAAAATACCGCTGCTATTTTTGCACAATACGACGGGCTTTATGGTCGGGGCGAAGTACGAAAGCGCTGGCGTCGCTAAGGAGGGAGCCAAAATGGTGACGGCCGTCGCGACGGCTGCGGCGCCGAAGCTCTCGATCATCGTCGGCGGCAGTTTTGGCGCCGGCAATTACGCCATGTGTGGACGCGCCTACGCGCCGCGATTTTTGTGGATGTGGCCGGGCGCGCGCATCGGCGTCATGGGAGGGGAGCAGGCCGCGAGCGTGCTGACGCGCGTCAAGCGCGAGGCCATGGAGAAACAGCAGAAGGCGTTCTCGGAAGAAGAGGAAGAAGACTTCGCGCGCCCGATTCGTGAGCAATATGAGCGCCAAAGCCTGCCGCTCTATTCCAGCGCCAGACTCTGGGACGACGGCGTCATCGACCCGCTCGACACGAGACGGATTGTCGCTTTGGCGCTATCCTTCGCGCTGAAGGCGCCGATCGAAGAAACGCGCTTTGGCCTGTTTCGCATGTGA
- a CDS encoding isovaleryl-CoA dehydrogenase, which yields MRHWTPTFDFDLGDVADRVRSATEAFATAEIAPQAQQIDSQNTFPPDLWPKLGALGALGLTVHEQYGGAGMGYLEHVLAMEEISRASASVGLSYGAHSNLCVNQIHRNGSDEQKRRYLPNLVSGRHVGALAMSEPGAGSDVTDMRLSAVKRGDRYVLNGSKMWVTNGPDADVVIVYAKTDPGAGPHGITAFIVERVFPGVSSSAKLDKLGMRGSNTCELVFEDCEVPEENVLGLPERGVNVLMSGLDYERAVLAGGPLGIMQACMDVVLPYVHERKQFGQPIGEFELMQGKLADMYTAVTATRAYVYAVAKACDRGRVTRKDAASAILFAAERATWMALESIQCLGGNGYMNEYPTGRLLRDAKLYEIGAGTSEIRRMLIGRELFQETA from the coding sequence ATGCGCCATTGGACGCCTACTTTTGACTTCGATCTTGGCGACGTCGCCGATCGCGTGCGCAGCGCGACCGAAGCCTTCGCGACGGCGGAAATCGCCCCGCAGGCGCAGCAGATCGATTCTCAAAACACTTTTCCCCCGGATCTTTGGCCCAAGCTCGGCGCGCTCGGCGCGCTGGGTCTGACCGTGCATGAGCAATATGGCGGGGCGGGCATGGGCTATCTGGAACATGTGCTCGCGATGGAGGAAATCAGCCGCGCCTCGGCGTCGGTCGGATTGTCCTACGGCGCCCACTCCAATCTCTGCGTCAATCAGATCCATCGTAACGGCTCGGACGAACAGAAGCGGAGATATCTGCCGAACCTCGTCTCGGGGCGCCACGTCGGCGCGCTGGCGATGTCGGAGCCCGGCGCCGGATCAGACGTCACGGACATGAGGCTTAGCGCGGTGAAGCGCGGCGATCGCTATGTTCTGAACGGAAGCAAGATGTGGGTGACGAACGGCCCCGACGCCGATGTCGTGATCGTTTACGCCAAAACGGATCCGGGCGCCGGCCCGCATGGCATTACCGCCTTCATTGTCGAGCGCGTCTTTCCAGGGGTTTCATCGAGCGCGAAGCTCGACAAGCTCGGCATGCGCGGCTCCAACACCTGCGAACTCGTATTCGAGGACTGCGAGGTTCCCGAAGAAAACGTGCTCGGCCTTCCCGAGCGCGGCGTCAATGTGCTGATGAGCGGCCTGGACTACGAGCGCGCGGTGCTTGCGGGCGGTCCGCTTGGAATCATGCAGGCCTGCATGGATGTCGTGCTTCCCTATGTTCATGAGCGCAAACAGTTCGGTCAGCCCATCGGCGAGTTCGAGCTTATGCAGGGCAAGCTCGCCGACATGTACACGGCGGTCACGGCCACGCGCGCCTATGTCTATGCGGTCGCGAAGGCGTGCGATCGCGGCCGCGTGACGAGGAAGGATGCCGCGAGCGCGATACTTTTCGCCGCCGAGCGCGCGACATGGATGGCGCTTGAGTCCATTCAGTGCCTCGGCGGCAACGGCTATATGAACGAATATCCGACGGGAAGATTGTTGCGCGACGCGAAGCTTTACGAGATCGGCGCGGGAACAAGCGAAATCCGCCGCATGTTGATTGGGCGCGAACTCTTTCAGGAGACAGCCTGA
- a CDS encoding phosphoenolpyruvate carboxykinase translates to MANTTMWRVDDVGDCAIEDPDLATQARRNCGTSELYGEAIRRGEGVASSTGGLVVETGAHTGRSPNDKFIVCNALTEPTIWWDNNLSMTPEQFGRLRQDMLTHARRMTLFAQDLYACAAPAHRLNIRVLTEYAWHSLFARHLFTPVERASGFEPQLTVLDLPSFQADPSRHGCRSSTVIAMDVSRGVVLIGGTQYAGEIKKSIFTYLNYVLPAKGVLPMHCAVNDGEGGSAVFFGLSGTGKTTLSADPTRSLIGDDEHGWDESGLFNFEGGCYAKAIRLAQHSEPDIYAACHRRGAILENVSYDHGAGRFDFDDDSKTENTRIAYPLDFISNASKTRRASHPRNIVMLTCDAFGVLPPIARLTPAQAMYHFLSGYTAKVAGTERGVKEPQATFSACFGAPFMPRRPTEYADLLREFICSSQANCWLVNTGWSGGPYGIGRRMPIAATRALLQSALDGSLAQADFRMEPSFGLCVPTSALGVDSKMLDPVQTWSSREDFNQTAKRLIGMFEANFGRFAPFVDQQVLDAQPGVVG, encoded by the coding sequence ATGGCGAACACGACGATGTGGCGAGTAGACGACGTCGGGGATTGTGCGATCGAAGACCCAGACCTCGCTACACAGGCTCGCCGCAATTGCGGGACGAGCGAGCTCTACGGCGAAGCGATCCGACGCGGGGAGGGAGTGGCATCCTCGACGGGCGGACTGGTTGTGGAAACCGGCGCTCACACCGGGCGTTCGCCGAACGACAAGTTTATCGTCTGCAACGCTTTGACCGAACCGACGATCTGGTGGGACAACAATCTCTCGATGACGCCAGAGCAATTTGGCCGGCTGCGTCAAGACATGCTGACGCACGCGCGTCGAATGACGCTCTTCGCTCAGGATCTCTATGCCTGCGCGGCGCCAGCGCATCGGCTAAATATTCGTGTTTTGACAGAATACGCTTGGCATTCGCTCTTTGCGCGGCATCTCTTCACTCCGGTTGAGCGCGCGAGCGGTTTCGAGCCGCAACTGACGGTCCTGGACTTGCCTTCGTTCCAGGCTGACCCCTCACGCCACGGTTGCCGCTCGAGCACGGTGATCGCTATGGACGTGTCGAGAGGCGTGGTGCTCATCGGCGGCACCCAATATGCGGGAGAGATCAAGAAGTCGATCTTCACCTATCTCAACTACGTTCTGCCCGCGAAAGGCGTGCTGCCGATGCATTGCGCCGTCAATGACGGCGAGGGCGGTTCGGCGGTGTTCTTCGGGCTTTCTGGGACAGGCAAGACGACGCTTTCCGCCGATCCGACGCGCAGCCTGATTGGCGACGACGAGCATGGGTGGGACGAAAGCGGTCTCTTCAATTTCGAAGGCGGCTGCTACGCCAAGGCGATCCGGCTCGCGCAACACTCCGAGCCGGACATTTATGCCGCCTGTCATCGTCGAGGCGCGATCCTCGAGAACGTGTCGTACGATCACGGCGCCGGTCGGTTCGACTTCGACGACGATTCGAAAACCGAAAACACGCGGATCGCTTATCCGCTCGACTTCATCTCCAATGCTTCGAAGACGCGTCGCGCGAGTCATCCCCGGAATATCGTGATGCTGACGTGTGACGCATTTGGCGTGCTGCCGCCGATCGCGCGTCTCACGCCCGCACAGGCGATGTATCATTTTCTGTCCGGCTACACCGCCAAAGTCGCGGGGACCGAGCGGGGGGTCAAAGAGCCCCAGGCGACGTTCTCCGCCTGCTTTGGCGCGCCCTTCATGCCCCGCCGGCCGACGGAATACGCCGACCTGCTGCGCGAATTCATCTGTTCCAGCCAAGCGAACTGCTGGCTGGTGAACACCGGTTGGTCGGGCGGACCCTATGGGATCGGACGTCGAATGCCGATCGCGGCGACGCGCGCCTTGCTTCAGAGCGCACTCGACGGCTCCCTCGCGCAAGCCGACTTCCGGATGGAGCCATCCTTTGGTCTGTGCGTGCCGACGTCTGCGCTGGGCGTCGACTCGAAAATGCTGGATCCTGTTCAGACGTGGTCCTCGCGCGAAGATTTTAACCAGACGGCGAAAAGGCTGATCGGAATGTTCGAGGCGAACTTCGGCCGGTTTGCCCCCTTCGTTGACCAGCAGGTGCTCGACGCCCAGCCGGGCGTCGTCGGATAG
- a CDS encoding glycosyltransferase — MTPVLPEGLSTDEITDAQHRVVNDLLAEVRPSRWVGWYYTPMALQFTRHLSPNLRVYDNMDELSAFAGAPQGILDLERELMAKCDLMFVGGQSLYESKHKRHDNIHAFPSSVDSAHFRSARQAGVDPDDQREIPHPRIGFFGVIDERMNMDIVAGIAALRPQWQLVMIGPTAKISPQALPRAENIHWLGCKQYRELPNYLSGWDVGIMPFAMNEATRFISPTKTPEFLAAGVPVVSTPITDVINPYGAAGHVEIASNAEAFVAKIDLLLTRPKAHWLSAVDAHLAEMSWDKTWARMMLHITSVGAESKAAREGQLV, encoded by the coding sequence GTGACGCCAGTTCTTCCGGAAGGGCTCTCAACAGATGAAATCACTGACGCGCAACACCGCGTCGTGAATGACTTGCTGGCGGAAGTGCGGCCTTCGCGATGGGTTGGCTGGTACTATACGCCCATGGCGCTTCAGTTTACCCGGCATCTCTCTCCCAACCTGCGCGTCTATGACAATATGGATGAGCTTTCCGCGTTTGCTGGAGCGCCGCAAGGGATTCTCGATCTCGAACGAGAGCTGATGGCCAAATGCGATCTCATGTTCGTCGGCGGACAGAGCCTGTACGAATCCAAACATAAACGGCACGACAACATTCACGCTTTTCCGAGCAGCGTCGACTCCGCTCACTTCAGGAGCGCGCGGCAGGCTGGAGTGGACCCCGACGATCAAAGGGAGATTCCGCATCCCCGCATCGGGTTCTTCGGCGTGATCGATGAACGCATGAACATGGATATCGTCGCCGGCATCGCGGCGCTGCGGCCGCAGTGGCAATTGGTGATGATCGGTCCCACCGCGAAAATCAGCCCGCAAGCTCTGCCGCGCGCCGAAAACATCCATTGGCTGGGGTGCAAGCAGTACCGGGAGCTTCCGAACTATCTTTCGGGATGGGACGTCGGAATCATGCCATTCGCGATGAATGAAGCGACGCGCTTTATCAGCCCGACGAAAACGCCCGAGTTTCTTGCTGCAGGCGTGCCGGTCGTTTCAACGCCCATTACGGATGTCATCAATCCCTACGGCGCGGCCGGCCACGTGGAAATCGCATCGAATGCGGAAGCGTTCGTCGCCAAGATCGATCTGCTGCTTACGCGGCCGAAGGCGCACTGGCTCAGCGCGGTCGATGCGCATCTTGCGGAAATGTCGTGGGACAAGACCTGGGCGAGGATGATGCTGCACATCACGAGCGTCGGCGCCGAGTCCAAAGCAGCGCGGGAGGGGCAACTTGTTTGA